A single Nocardioides bizhenqiangii DNA region contains:
- the ftsR gene encoding transcriptional regulator FtsR, with translation MGVQSADRHEALLNIGQVLDLLRPDFPDITIPKIRFWEGEGLIKPQRTPAGYRKFSDHDVERLRYVLRMKRDHYLPLGVIREHLDAIDRGLEPPQIDEVVPTVPRMALAADGLPAAESFRRTDNFRLSRKELVKIAEIGDDLLGQLEEFGLITALPTGHYDTDALVIAQAARQLADFGLEPRHLRAFKTAADREVGLVEQVVAPVRRGRDASASARAEEAISEIAALSVRLHATLVKAGLRRL, from the coding sequence GTGGGGGTCCAGTCCGCCGACCGGCACGAGGCGCTTCTCAACATCGGCCAGGTCCTCGACCTGCTGCGCCCGGACTTCCCCGACATCACGATCCCCAAGATCCGGTTCTGGGAGGGGGAGGGGCTGATCAAGCCCCAGCGCACGCCCGCCGGCTACCGCAAGTTCTCCGACCATGACGTGGAACGGCTGCGCTACGTCCTGCGGATGAAGCGCGACCACTACCTGCCGCTCGGGGTCATCCGGGAGCACCTCGACGCGATCGACCGCGGCCTCGAGCCGCCGCAGATCGACGAGGTCGTGCCGACCGTCCCCAGGATGGCGCTGGCCGCGGACGGTCTCCCCGCCGCCGAGTCGTTCCGGCGCACCGACAACTTCCGCCTGTCGCGCAAGGAGCTGGTGAAGATCGCTGAGATCGGCGACGACCTCCTGGGCCAGCTCGAGGAGTTCGGCCTGATCACTGCGCTGCCGACCGGCCACTACGACACCGACGCGCTGGTGATCGCGCAGGCGGCGCGGCAGCTGGCGGACTTCGGCCTCGAGCCGCGCCACCTCCGGGCCTTCAAGACCGCCGCCGATCGCGAGGTCGGTCTGGTGGAGCAGGTCGTCGCCCCGGTCCGGCGCGGCCGCGACGCCTCGGCGTCCGCCCGCGCGGAGGAGGCGATCAGCGAGATCGCCGCGCTGTCCGTGCGGCTGCACGCGACGTTGGTCAAGGCCGGGCTGCGCCGCCTCTGA
- a CDS encoding bifunctional nuclease family protein, producing the protein MREVDVMGVRVEMPSNQPIVLLREVSGDRYLPIWIGAVEATAIAFAQQGVVPPRPLTHDLMKDVLAATGNELTQVQITDVKDGVFYATLVFDSGAEVSARPSDSIALALRTGTTIYCSEEVLDEAGLAVPAEQEDEVEKFREFLDHVSPEDFEAH; encoded by the coding sequence ATGCGCGAGGTCGACGTGATGGGCGTAAGGGTGGAGATGCCCTCCAACCAGCCGATCGTGCTGCTCCGTGAGGTGTCCGGTGACCGCTACCTGCCGATCTGGATCGGCGCGGTCGAGGCCACCGCGATCGCCTTCGCCCAGCAGGGCGTCGTACCGCCGCGGCCGCTGACGCACGACCTGATGAAGGACGTCCTCGCGGCCACCGGCAACGAGCTCACCCAGGTGCAGATCACCGATGTCAAGGACGGCGTCTTCTACGCGACGCTGGTCTTCGACTCGGGCGCGGAGGTGAGCGCCCGGCCGTCCGACTCGATCGCGCTCGCCCTGCGCACCGGCACCACGATCTACTGCTCGGAGGAGGTCCTCGACGAGGCCGGCCTCGCCGTTCCGGCCGAGCAGGAGGACGAGGTCGAGAAGTTCCGGGAGTTCCTCGACCACGTCTCACCCGAGGACTTCGAGGCGCACTGA
- a CDS encoding MerR family transcriptional regulator: MNEHQPDAGSQAADVAAGVAEEQGLLFTDDVSPLPSDLGYRGPTACNAAGITYRQLDYWARTGLIEPSVRSASGSGSQRLYSFRDILILKVIKRLLDAGISLQQIRTAVTHLRERGTDDLTQVTLMSDGASVYYCTSSDEVIDLLQGGQGVFGIAIGGVWREIEGTLAQLPSEHAAQEPAEPVAGDELAARRAARTAG; the protein is encoded by the coding sequence GTGAACGAGCACCAGCCCGACGCAGGCAGCCAGGCTGCCGACGTCGCCGCCGGCGTCGCCGAGGAGCAGGGCCTGCTCTTCACGGACGACGTGTCGCCGCTCCCGAGCGACCTCGGCTACCGCGGTCCGACCGCCTGCAACGCGGCCGGCATCACCTACCGTCAGCTCGACTACTGGGCACGCACCGGCCTGATCGAGCCGAGCGTCCGCAGCGCCAGCGGCAGCGGCTCGCAGCGCCTCTACAGCTTCCGCGACATCTTGATCCTCAAGGTGATCAAGCGGCTCCTCGACGCCGGCATCTCGCTGCAGCAGATCCGCACGGCGGTCACCCACCTGCGCGAGCGCGGCACCGACGACCTCACCCAGGTCACCCTGATGAGCGACGGCGCCTCGGTCTACTACTGCACCAGCAGCGACGAGGTCATCGACCTGCTCCAGGGCGGTCAGGGCGTCTTCGGCATCGCCATCGGCGGGGTCTGGCGCGAGATCGAGGGCACCCTCGCTCAGCTGCCGAGCGAGCACGCCGCGCAGGAGCCGGCCGAGCCGGTGGCCGGTGACGAGCTCGCTGCCCGTCGGGCCGCGCGCACCGCAGGTTGA
- the gcvP gene encoding aminomethyl-transferring glycine dehydrogenase, translating to MSDLPTLPELDGALPFVSRHLGPDQGQVATMLERLGYPSLEALMDEAVPAGIRTTGPLDLPAALSEAAVADELRALAASNAPGEPMIGLGYHATITPPVVRRNVLEDPSWYTAYTPYQPEISQGRLEALLNFQTMISDLTGLPTSGSSLLDEGTAAAEALALVHRARRNLSGPFVLDADALPQTIDVVRTRAEAIGMEVVVADLTAGLPDGDLAGVLVQYPGASGRVLDPRPVVDEIHERGGLAVVAADLLALTLLEAPGSFGADVVVGSSQRFGVPLFYGGPHAGFMSVSAGLERQIPGRLVGVSLDVEGRPAYRLALQTREQHIRRDKATSNICTAQVLLAVTASMYAVYHGPDGLRQIATRTHRYAAVLAHALAQSGLAPAHDRFFDTLTVPVPGRAAEVVAAARSLGVHLRKVDADTVGLSTSERTTRSTVSTVLKAFGIEHPDIDTLDRTTSDALPPELRRTTEFLEHPVFNTHHNETSMLRYLHRLSSRDYALDRGMIPLGSCTMKLNATTEMEPISLHGFADLHPFVPAEHATGYRHLVDQLESWLAEVTGYDKVSIQPNAGSQGEFAGMLAIRAFHDANGDHDRRVCLIPSSAHGTNPASAVMAGMTVVVVKADEDGTVDLADLRAKCEQHADTLAAIMVTYPSTHGVYEETITELCEIVHTHGGQVYIDGANFNALLGYAKPGQFGGDVSHLNLHKTFCIPHGGGGPGVGPVAVRAHLAPYLPSHPLHPEESKREGVGAISAAPYGSTGILPISWAYVRMMGSDGLAQATAVAVLSANYVAARLGEHFPVLYRGDSGLVAHECILDLREITKRTGVTVDDVAKRLIDYGFHAPTMSFPVAGTLMVEPTESEDLAELDRFCEAMIAIRGEIDRVESGEWKVDDSPLRRAPHTARALVGEWDRVYTREEAVFPSGITGLNGSGDKYWPPVARIDQAYGDRNLVCSCPPVDAYAE from the coding sequence TTGTCCGACCTTCCCACGCTTCCCGAGCTCGACGGCGCACTGCCGTTCGTGAGCCGCCACCTCGGCCCCGACCAGGGCCAGGTCGCGACCATGCTCGAGCGGCTCGGTTACCCGTCGCTCGAGGCGCTGATGGACGAGGCGGTGCCGGCCGGCATCCGCACGACCGGTCCGCTCGACCTGCCGGCCGCCCTCAGTGAAGCCGCGGTGGCCGACGAGCTCCGGGCGCTGGCGGCGTCCAACGCCCCGGGCGAGCCGATGATCGGACTCGGGTACCACGCGACCATCACCCCGCCGGTGGTCCGCCGCAACGTGCTCGAGGACCCGAGCTGGTACACCGCCTACACGCCCTACCAGCCCGAGATCTCCCAGGGCCGGCTCGAGGCGCTGCTCAACTTCCAGACGATGATCAGCGACCTCACCGGCCTGCCGACGTCCGGCTCGTCGCTGCTCGACGAGGGCACCGCGGCCGCCGAGGCGCTCGCTCTCGTCCACCGCGCCCGCCGCAACCTGAGCGGCCCGTTCGTGCTCGACGCCGACGCGCTGCCCCAGACCATCGACGTGGTCCGCACCCGGGCCGAGGCGATCGGCATGGAGGTCGTCGTCGCCGACCTCACCGCGGGCCTTCCCGACGGAGACCTCGCCGGCGTCCTCGTGCAGTACCCCGGCGCCTCGGGCCGCGTGCTCGACCCCCGTCCGGTGGTCGACGAGATCCACGAGCGCGGGGGACTGGCGGTCGTCGCCGCCGACCTGCTGGCGCTGACCCTCCTGGAGGCGCCCGGCTCGTTCGGCGCCGACGTCGTCGTGGGGTCGAGCCAGCGGTTCGGCGTACCCCTCTTCTACGGCGGTCCGCACGCGGGTTTCATGAGCGTGAGCGCCGGCCTCGAGCGGCAGATCCCGGGTCGGCTGGTCGGCGTCTCGCTCGACGTGGAGGGCCGCCCGGCCTACCGACTGGCGCTGCAGACCCGCGAGCAGCACATCCGGCGGGACAAGGCGACCTCCAACATCTGCACCGCCCAGGTCCTGCTCGCCGTCACCGCGTCGATGTACGCCGTCTACCACGGACCCGACGGCCTGCGGCAGATCGCGACCCGCACCCACCGCTACGCCGCGGTCCTGGCGCACGCGCTGGCTCAGAGCGGCCTGGCACCGGCGCACGACAGGTTCTTCGACACGCTGACGGTGCCGGTCCCCGGCCGGGCGGCTGAGGTGGTTGCGGCCGCCCGGAGCCTGGGGGTGCACCTGCGCAAGGTGGACGCCGACACCGTGGGGTTGTCGACGTCCGAACGCACGACGCGTTCTACCGTCTCGACCGTCCTGAAGGCGTTCGGTATCGAGCACCCGGACATCGACACCCTCGACCGGACCACGAGCGACGCCCTGCCGCCGGAGCTGCGCCGGACGACGGAGTTCCTGGAGCACCCGGTCTTCAACACCCACCACAACGAGACGTCGATGCTGCGCTACCTGCACCGGCTGTCGAGCCGCGACTACGCGCTCGACCGGGGCATGATCCCGCTCGGCTCGTGCACGATGAAGCTCAACGCGACCACGGAGATGGAGCCGATCTCGCTGCACGGCTTCGCCGACCTCCACCCCTTCGTCCCGGCCGAGCACGCCACCGGCTACCGGCACCTGGTCGACCAGCTCGAGAGCTGGCTGGCCGAGGTCACCGGCTACGACAAGGTGTCCATCCAGCCCAACGCAGGGTCGCAAGGTGAGTTCGCGGGGATGCTCGCGATCCGGGCGTTCCACGACGCCAACGGGGATCACGACCGCCGGGTCTGCCTGATCCCGTCGTCGGCCCACGGCACCAACCCCGCGTCCGCGGTGATGGCCGGCATGACGGTCGTCGTCGTCAAGGCCGACGAGGACGGCACCGTCGACCTCGCCGACCTGCGCGCCAAGTGCGAGCAGCACGCGGACACCCTCGCCGCAATCATGGTCACCTACCCGTCGACGCACGGCGTCTACGAGGAGACCATCACCGAGCTGTGCGAGATCGTGCACACGCACGGCGGCCAGGTCTACATCGACGGAGCCAACTTCAACGCGCTGCTGGGCTACGCCAAGCCGGGGCAGTTCGGAGGCGACGTCTCCCACCTCAACCTGCACAAGACGTTCTGCATCCCGCACGGTGGCGGTGGCCCCGGTGTGGGTCCGGTCGCGGTGCGCGCCCACCTGGCGCCGTACCTCCCCTCGCACCCGCTGCACCCCGAGGAGTCCAAGCGCGAGGGCGTCGGCGCGATCAGCGCGGCGCCGTACGGCTCGACGGGGATCCTGCCGATCTCCTGGGCCTACGTGCGGATGATGGGCTCCGACGGCCTCGCGCAGGCGACCGCGGTCGCAGTGCTGTCCGCCAATTACGTTGCTGCCAGGCTCGGCGAGCACTTCCCGGTGCTCTACCGCGGCGACTCCGGCCTGGTCGCGCACGAGTGCATCCTCGACCTGCGCGAGATCACGAAGCGGACCGGGGTGACGGTCGACGACGTGGCGAAGCGGCTGATCGACTACGGCTTCCACGCGCCGACCATGTCGTTCCCGGTCGCGGGGACGCTCATGGTCGAGCCGACGGAGTCCGAGGACCTGGCCGAGCTGGACCGGTTCTGCGAGGCGATGATCGCGATCAGGGGTGAGATCGACCGGGTCGAGTCCGGCGAGTGGAAGGTCGACGACTCCCCGCTGCGCCGCGCCCCGCACACCGCACGCGCGCTGGTGGGGGAGTGGGACCGGGTCTACACCCGCGAGGAGGCCGTCTTCCCGTCCGGCATCACTGGGCTGAACGGGTCGGGCGACAAGTACTGGCCGCCGGTCGCCCGCATCGACCAGGCGTACGGCGACCGCAACCTGGTGTGCTCCTGCCCGCCGGTGGACGCCTATGCCGAGTGA
- a CDS encoding pyridoxal phosphate-dependent decarboxylase family protein gives MPSDEVDTGDAGQALARAHEHALTWLATLTDRAVPPAASVADVVAALGPELPDGPTDPAAVVDLLAEAVEPGLTAMPSGRFFGFVIGGTHPAGMAADWLTSAWDQNAGLRTVTPAATAVDDVAEAWVLDLLGLPETSAVGFVTGGTMANFTCLAAARDAVLARAGWDIGSRGLVGSPGVRVLVGAERHDSVDLVLRYLGLGAPELVPVDEQGRIDPTALRAMLEDGDGRPSLVALQAGNIHSGAFDPFEDAIAAAHEHGAWVHVDGAFGLFAGATPAYRHLVEGYDAADSWATDAHKTLNVPYDCGVAIVRDPTALRAAMSMHGDYLIHDAAGDPFEKVPELSRRSRAFTVWAVLRSLGRSGVAELVERMAGHARAFADGIAGIDGAEVLNDVVFTQVCASFGDDARTLDVVRRMLEDGTAWTSGSVWRERAVLRISVSNWSTTEADVERTLDALRAAVAAS, from the coding sequence ATGCCGAGTGACGAGGTCGACACGGGTGACGCTGGGCAGGCCCTCGCTCGAGCGCACGAGCACGCGCTGACGTGGTTGGCCACCCTGACCGACCGCGCCGTACCTCCGGCGGCCTCGGTCGCCGACGTGGTGGCCGCCCTCGGCCCGGAGCTGCCGGATGGTCCGACCGATCCGGCTGCGGTCGTCGACCTGCTGGCCGAGGCCGTGGAACCCGGGCTGACCGCGATGCCGTCGGGCCGGTTCTTCGGGTTCGTGATCGGCGGCACGCACCCGGCGGGGATGGCAGCGGACTGGTTGACCTCGGCGTGGGACCAGAATGCCGGGCTGCGCACGGTCACGCCCGCGGCCACCGCGGTCGACGACGTCGCCGAGGCGTGGGTGCTGGACCTGCTGGGCCTGCCCGAGACCAGCGCCGTCGGCTTCGTGACCGGGGGGACCATGGCGAACTTCACCTGCCTGGCCGCCGCCCGCGACGCGGTGCTCGCCCGGGCCGGTTGGGACATCGGGTCCCGGGGACTGGTCGGATCGCCGGGCGTGCGGGTGCTGGTCGGTGCCGAGCGGCACGACTCGGTCGACCTGGTGCTGCGCTACCTGGGCCTCGGCGCGCCGGAGCTGGTCCCGGTGGACGAGCAGGGACGGATCGACCCGACCGCGCTACGGGCGATGCTCGAGGACGGCGACGGCCGGCCTTCCCTGGTGGCGCTCCAGGCGGGCAACATCCACTCCGGAGCATTCGACCCGTTCGAGGATGCGATCGCGGCGGCGCACGAGCACGGCGCCTGGGTGCACGTCGACGGCGCGTTCGGGCTCTTCGCCGGCGCCACCCCGGCGTACCGCCACCTCGTCGAGGGCTACGACGCCGCCGACTCCTGGGCGACCGATGCCCACAAGACGCTCAACGTGCCCTACGACTGCGGGGTGGCGATCGTGCGCGACCCGACCGCCCTGCGCGCGGCGATGTCGATGCACGGCGACTACCTGATCCACGACGCAGCCGGTGATCCGTTCGAGAAGGTCCCCGAGCTGTCCCGTCGCTCCCGTGCCTTCACCGTGTGGGCGGTGCTGCGGTCGCTTGGTCGGAGCGGGGTCGCCGAGCTCGTCGAACGGATGGCCGGCCATGCCCGGGCGTTCGCCGACGGCATCGCCGGCATCGACGGCGCCGAGGTGCTCAACGACGTGGTCTTCACCCAGGTCTGCGCGTCCTTCGGCGACGACGCCCGCACCCTCGACGTCGTCCGCCGGATGCTGGAGGACGGCACCGCCTGGACCAGCGGCTCGGTCTGGCGCGAACGGGCGGTGCTGCGCATCTCGGTGAGCAACTGGTCGACCACCGAGGCGGACGTCGAACGCACGCTCGACGCGCTTCGTGCCGCCGTCGCCGCGTCGTGA
- a CDS encoding aminotransferase class V-fold PLP-dependent enzyme has product MTVDVIDAQRNWDVDPGWLNTASFGLPPRAGWDALQEALEQWRSGRGVWEEWQQSADTGRASFARLVGVGVEDVFAGSTVSAAMALIAASIPDGSTVLVTDIEFASNVFPWAAHADRGVTVVAAPVERLVDRIDDGIDVVAIGLVQSATGQVSDLAAVSAAARAAGALVIVDATQAVGWLPVDAGLTDACVAGTYKWLMTPRGATFGYVSPQLQELMSPLQSGWSAAVDDRYYGLEARLFEGARRYDQAPTWFTHVAAAPTLELVEAIGVEAIHRHDLALANAFRAGLGMAPGSSAIVSADVPGAEERFAAADIRASARSGRLRVSFHVYSTQADVDLALGALEGLVPRQPGSAS; this is encoded by the coding sequence GTGACCGTGGATGTCATCGACGCGCAGCGCAACTGGGACGTCGACCCCGGCTGGCTCAACACAGCGTCGTTCGGGCTCCCGCCGAGAGCCGGGTGGGACGCACTCCAAGAGGCCCTGGAGCAGTGGCGATCGGGCCGAGGCGTCTGGGAGGAGTGGCAGCAGTCGGCGGACACCGGGCGTGCGTCCTTCGCCCGGCTGGTGGGCGTCGGCGTCGAGGATGTCTTCGCGGGCAGTACCGTCTCAGCCGCGATGGCGCTGATCGCGGCGTCGATCCCGGACGGATCGACCGTGCTGGTGACCGACATCGAGTTCGCGTCCAACGTCTTCCCCTGGGCTGCCCACGCCGACCGCGGTGTGACGGTCGTTGCCGCGCCGGTGGAGCGGCTGGTCGACCGGATCGACGACGGGATCGACGTCGTCGCCATCGGACTGGTCCAGTCTGCGACGGGTCAGGTATCCGACCTCGCCGCTGTCAGCGCGGCGGCTCGCGCAGCCGGCGCTCTCGTGATCGTCGATGCCACCCAGGCGGTGGGCTGGTTGCCGGTGGACGCCGGTCTGACCGACGCGTGCGTCGCAGGCACCTACAAGTGGCTGATGACCCCACGGGGGGCCACGTTCGGCTACGTGTCACCGCAGCTTCAGGAGCTGATGAGCCCGCTGCAATCGGGCTGGAGCGCGGCTGTCGACGACCGCTACTACGGACTGGAGGCCCGGCTGTTCGAGGGAGCCCGACGCTACGACCAGGCTCCGACCTGGTTCACGCACGTCGCTGCGGCACCGACGCTGGAGCTGGTCGAGGCCATCGGCGTCGAAGCCATCCACCGTCACGACCTGGCTCTGGCGAACGCCTTCCGCGCGGGCCTGGGTATGGCGCCGGGGAGCTCCGCGATCGTGTCGGCTGACGTCCCTGGGGCCGAGGAACGGTTCGCTGCCGCTGACATCCGCGCCTCCGCCCGCAGTGGCCGCCTGCGGGTGTCGTTCCACGTGTACTCGACACAAGCCGACGTCGATCTCGCTCTCGGCGCCCTCGAGGGACTGGTCCCGCGGCAACCGGGGTCCGCGTCCTGA
- a CDS encoding SRPBCC family protein codes for MPTTKFTVHTSLSPSEVLGVLTDFGPDRARHWPNVDDAHFKVHQLGPDWAEVTEGTKVGWERERYAWDAAAGTVTIDTLDSNLWGPTSGWRYRLEAAGEGTDVHVTLTRVPISRRGRVIGALIPIVGARALGKQLRSVLRRAESR; via the coding sequence ATGCCCACCACGAAGTTCACGGTCCACACGAGTCTGTCGCCGAGCGAGGTGTTGGGCGTGCTGACCGACTTCGGCCCGGATCGGGCCCGGCACTGGCCCAACGTCGATGATGCCCACTTCAAGGTGCACCAGCTGGGTCCCGACTGGGCCGAGGTCACCGAGGGCACCAAGGTCGGTTGGGAGAGGGAGCGCTACGCGTGGGACGCTGCCGCCGGCACCGTCACGATCGACACCCTGGACTCCAACCTGTGGGGACCGACCAGCGGCTGGCGCTATCGACTCGAGGCGGCGGGCGAGGGCACCGACGTTCACGTCACCCTGACCCGCGTGCCGATCTCCCGGCGGGGCCGGGTCATCGGTGCCCTGATCCCCATCGTCGGAGCGCGGGCGCTCGGCAAGCAGCTCCGGTCGGTGCTGCGGCGGGCGGAGTCCCGGTGA
- a CDS encoding metallopeptidase TldD-related protein — MSAATPQELVERALAASTADDCVVIIHDTTSANLRWANNTLTTNGQMSGRTATVVSFVASGDSVAAASTSGSATTVDEIAGIMRAADAAARLAEPAEDANPLVRDRTSSDWDEPATPTDITVYDAVAPALGEAFGRAAGAGRLLYGFVDHAVTTTYLGSSTGLRLRHVQPTGHFACTAKDTALTTSAWLGAATRDFADIDPLALDDELARRLAWAARRVDLPAGRYDTILPPTAVADLMVDTYWYAGARDAWEGQSVYSQRPTGTRIGERITAPGVHLMSDPALPDVACTPFAVVGSSDSERSVFDNGLPLARTEWIRDGELTSLIQTRHTATMTEQPATPYIDNLVLEIDSGSGTIDDLVAGTERGLLVTSLWYIRLVDPQSLLLTGLTRDGVYLVENGEITGAVNNFRWNESPVDLLGRFTHASATTRSFSREWGADYFPRTATPALRIPDFNMSSVSQAM; from the coding sequence GTGAGCGCGGCGACTCCGCAGGAGCTGGTCGAGCGGGCGCTCGCCGCCTCGACCGCCGACGACTGCGTCGTGATCATCCACGACACCACCAGCGCGAACCTCCGATGGGCCAACAACACGCTCACCACCAACGGCCAGATGAGCGGCCGGACCGCGACCGTCGTGTCGTTCGTGGCCTCGGGCGACAGTGTCGCCGCGGCGTCGACGAGCGGGAGCGCGACGACGGTCGACGAGATCGCCGGCATCATGCGTGCCGCGGACGCGGCGGCCCGGTTGGCGGAGCCGGCCGAGGACGCCAACCCGCTCGTGCGGGACCGCACGTCGTCGGACTGGGACGAGCCCGCCACGCCCACCGACATCACCGTCTACGACGCCGTGGCACCCGCGCTCGGCGAGGCGTTCGGCCGGGCCGCCGGCGCCGGACGGCTCCTCTACGGCTTCGTCGACCACGCGGTGACCACGACCTACCTCGGGTCGAGCACCGGGCTCCGGCTCCGGCACGTCCAGCCGACCGGCCACTTCGCCTGCACGGCCAAGGACACTGCGCTGACCACGAGCGCCTGGCTCGGCGCGGCCACCCGGGACTTCGCCGACATCGACCCGCTGGCGCTCGACGACGAGCTCGCCCGGCGCCTCGCCTGGGCTGCGCGTCGGGTCGATCTGCCCGCGGGACGCTACGACACGATCCTCCCGCCCACCGCCGTCGCGGACCTGATGGTCGACACCTACTGGTACGCCGGCGCCCGCGACGCGTGGGAGGGCCAGTCGGTCTACAGCCAGCGCCCGACCGGCACCCGGATCGGCGAGCGGATCACCGCCCCCGGCGTCCATCTCATGTCCGACCCCGCCCTGCCCGACGTCGCCTGTACCCCGTTCGCGGTCGTGGGGTCGTCGGACTCCGAGCGCTCCGTGTTCGACAACGGCCTTCCGCTCGCCCGCACCGAGTGGATCCGCGACGGCGAGCTGACCTCCCTCATCCAGACCCGCCACACCGCGACCATGACCGAGCAGCCCGCGACGCCGTACATCGACAACCTGGTGCTCGAGATCGACTCCGGCAGCGGCACCATCGACGACCTGGTCGCCGGCACCGAGCGCGGCCTCCTTGTGACGTCGCTCTGGTACATCCGGCTGGTCGACCCGCAGAGCCTGCTTCTCACCGGACTCACCCGCGACGGCGTCTATCTGGTCGAGAACGGCGAGATCACCGGCGCCGTCAACAACTTCCGCTGGAACGAGAGCCCGGTCGACCTGCTCGGCCGCTTCACCCACGCATCCGCGACCACGCGCAGCTTCAGCCGCGAGTGGGGTGCCGACTACTTCCCGCGGACGGCGACACCTGCGCTGCGGATCCCCGACTTCAACATGTCGAGCGTGTCCCAGGCCATGTAA
- a CDS encoding TldD/PmbA family protein: MPGIDATFLALPHRRLGDLALARAADLGASHADFRFERIRSQRILVRDGALQGAADADLVGFAVRVVHGGAWGFASGVVLTEDEARRVAETAVSVAKVAAAMTTTPVELAPEPVYDDVTWVSSYDLDPFEVSTADKTAVLADWTIRLCRGSAVDHATASLYAVQENKYYADLAGTRTTQQRVRMQPAFEAMGGTSEVFDSMASIAPPVGRGWEYVVGDPSAGAWDWEIELDEVPDLLAEKLKSPSIEAGRYDLVIHPSNLWLTIHESIGHATELDRALGYEANYAGTSFATPDQIGTLRYGSPIMNVTGDRTVEHGLATIGYDDDGVATQQWDIVRDGMLVGFQLDRPMAALMPELSADEGAGRSNGCAYADSPGHIPIQRMANVSLQPAADGPSTEELISQVERGLYVVGDKSWSIDMQRFNFQFTGQRFFRIVDGRLAGQARDVAYQATTTDFWGAMEAVGGPDTWLLGGAFNCGKAQPGQVAAVSHGCPTALFRDVRILNTTEEAGQ, translated from the coding sequence ATGCCCGGGATCGACGCCACCTTTCTCGCGCTCCCCCACCGTCGGCTCGGCGACCTCGCGCTCGCCCGGGCGGCAGACCTCGGGGCGAGCCACGCCGACTTCCGGTTCGAGCGGATCCGCTCGCAGCGGATCCTGGTCCGCGACGGAGCACTCCAAGGCGCCGCCGACGCCGACCTCGTCGGGTTCGCCGTCCGGGTCGTCCACGGCGGGGCGTGGGGTTTCGCGTCCGGAGTGGTGCTGACCGAGGACGAGGCCCGTCGGGTCGCCGAGACCGCGGTCTCGGTGGCGAAGGTCGCGGCCGCGATGACCACCACGCCGGTCGAGCTCGCCCCCGAGCCCGTCTACGACGACGTGACCTGGGTGTCGTCGTACGACCTCGACCCGTTCGAGGTCTCCACGGCCGACAAGACCGCCGTCCTCGCCGACTGGACGATCCGGCTGTGCCGCGGCAGTGCCGTCGACCACGCGACTGCGTCGCTGTACGCCGTCCAGGAGAACAAGTACTACGCCGACCTCGCCGGCACCCGCACCACCCAGCAGCGGGTGCGGATGCAGCCCGCCTTCGAGGCGATGGGCGGCACGTCCGAGGTCTTCGACTCGATGGCGAGCATCGCGCCGCCGGTCGGCCGGGGCTGGGAGTACGTCGTGGGCGACCCGTCCGCCGGCGCGTGGGACTGGGAGATCGAGCTCGACGAGGTCCCCGACCTGCTGGCCGAGAAGCTCAAGTCGCCCAGCATCGAGGCCGGGCGCTACGACCTGGTCATCCACCCGTCCAACCTGTGGCTGACGATCCACGAGTCGATCGGCCACGCGACCGAGCTGGACCGGGCGCTCGGTTACGAGGCCAATTACGCCGGCACCAGCTTCGCGACACCGGACCAGATCGGCACGCTTCGCTACGGCAGCCCGATCATGAACGTCACCGGCGACCGGACCGTCGAGCACGGGCTCGCCACCATCGGCTACGACGACGACGGCGTGGCCACGCAGCAGTGGGACATCGTGCGCGACGGGATGCTGGTCGGGTTCCAGCTCGACCGCCCGATGGCCGCGCTGATGCCCGAGCTCAGCGCCGACGAGGGAGCCGGCCGGTCCAACGGCTGCGCCTACGCCGACTCCCCCGGGCACATCCCGATCCAGCGGATGGCCAACGTGTCGCTCCAGCCGGCGGCGGACGGACCCAGCACCGAGGAGCTGATCTCGCAGGTCGAACGCGGCCTCTACGTCGTCGGCGACAAGTCGTGGTCGATCGACATGCAGCGGTTCAACTTCCAGTTCACCGGGCAGCGCTTCTTCCGGATCGTCGACGGCCGGCTCGCCGGCCAGGCGCGCGACGTCGCCTACCAGGCGACGACCACCGACTTCTGGGGCGCGATGGAGGCGGTCGGCGGGCCCGACACCTGGCTGCTCGGCGGAGCGTTCAACTGCGGCAAGGCGCAACCCGGCCAGGTCGCCGCGGTGAGCCACGGGTGCCCGACGGCGCTGTTCCGCGACGTACGGATCCTGAACACGACCGAGGAGGCCGGGCAGTGA